Proteins found in one Polyangiaceae bacterium genomic segment:
- a CDS encoding acyl-CoA dehydrogenase family protein — MSIELESIEPLVTPEHRALAARAERVAQDEIAPLPPATNDESARLQARQILEILGKSGLLQAAHPLDLRGACLIRETLAHASPLADEVFALQALGSTPIGLAGAEPLRERWLPAVIRGQAMAAFAMTESEAGSDVAAMTTRARRDGEHYVLDGDKTLISNAGIADFYTVFAKTDPDAGHRGISCFVVPADTPGLSLTRALVLSAPHPLGELAFRDCRIPVSARVGDEGAGFKLGMATLDRLRTTVAAAATGMAQRALDEALHHAVSRRQFGSALGDFQMVQNRLARMAIDLTAARLLVYRAALAKDAGKERVTLESAMAKAFATEAAQRIIDDAVQIVGGRGVLADHPLDRLYRAIRPLRIYEGTTDVQHIVIARALLSRAQS; from the coding sequence ATGAGCATCGAGCTAGAGAGCATCGAGCCCCTCGTCACGCCGGAGCACCGAGCGCTCGCGGCTCGAGCCGAACGCGTTGCCCAAGACGAGATCGCACCGCTGCCGCCCGCCACAAACGACGAAAGCGCACGCCTGCAAGCGCGACAAATCCTCGAAATCCTCGGCAAGAGCGGCCTGCTCCAGGCCGCCCATCCGCTGGATCTTCGCGGCGCGTGCCTGATCCGCGAGACCCTGGCGCATGCCTCGCCCCTGGCGGACGAGGTGTTTGCGCTCCAAGCCTTGGGATCGACTCCCATTGGTTTGGCCGGCGCGGAACCACTCCGAGAGCGCTGGCTCCCCGCAGTGATCCGCGGACAAGCCATGGCTGCGTTCGCCATGACGGAATCGGAAGCCGGCTCCGACGTCGCCGCCATGACCACCCGCGCCCGGCGAGATGGCGAGCACTACGTCCTCGATGGCGACAAGACCCTCATCTCGAACGCCGGCATCGCAGATTTCTACACCGTGTTCGCCAAGACGGATCCGGACGCCGGTCATCGCGGCATCAGCTGCTTCGTGGTCCCGGCAGACACCCCCGGGTTGTCCCTCACGCGAGCGCTGGTGCTCTCCGCGCCGCACCCCCTGGGGGAGCTCGCCTTCCGAGATTGCCGCATCCCGGTCTCCGCCCGCGTGGGCGACGAAGGCGCCGGGTTCAAGCTCGGCATGGCCACGCTGGATCGCTTGCGCACCACGGTGGCGGCGGCGGCGACGGGCATGGCGCAGCGAGCCCTCGACGAAGCGCTGCACCACGCCGTCTCGCGGCGCCAGTTCGGAAGCGCCCTGGGAGACTTCCAAATGGTGCAGAACCGCCTGGCGCGGATGGCCATCGATCTGACCGCGGCGCGGCTCTTGGTGTACCGCGCCGCCCTGGCCAAGGACGCCGGCAAGGAGCGCGTGACGCTGGAGAGCGCCATGGCCAAGGCTTTTGCTACGGAAGCCGCCCAGCGCATCATCGACGACGCCGTACAGATCGTCGGCGGCCGCGGCGTGCTGGCGGACCACCCGCTCGATCGCCTGTACCGCGCCATCCGTCCGCTCCGCATCTACGAAGGCACCACGGATGTACAGCACATCGTGATTGCCCGAGCCCTGCTCAGCCGAGCCCAATCCTGA
- a CDS encoding sulfatase-like hydrolase/transferase produces MGLENQLMLRLDGSPALDGSAPATWLQSAAAVLFTAAVLALGMSLVAVATLPLLKTSVGRIVAVGIQAAFMGWLTLSYLVSVLLRTLSGSYLTVGAIEFGLNGNSHLFEAALSGFRVESVLLVAMVSLAVVGSARYALRALGKPRPARRSLGVPMALAGAGLLPVTLVTGLAAASPEMALLASALPTPAPTAEDDDHGAAAPPPTRQSGPPLSDGDRWLAAANAHKGQRPNVLLTTLESIALSHLGVNGYPRKVTPNLDRIARQSVVFSRAWTTATHSRKRG; encoded by the coding sequence TTGGGACTGGAGAACCAGCTCATGTTGCGGCTGGACGGCAGCCCGGCGCTGGACGGCTCGGCCCCCGCCACCTGGTTGCAGTCCGCAGCGGCGGTTCTGTTCACGGCCGCGGTCTTGGCGCTGGGAATGTCACTGGTGGCCGTGGCCACGCTGCCTTTGCTGAAAACGTCCGTCGGACGCATCGTGGCGGTGGGCATCCAAGCCGCGTTCATGGGTTGGCTCACCCTCAGCTATCTGGTGAGTGTCCTGTTGCGAACGCTCAGCGGCTCCTATCTCACCGTGGGCGCCATCGAGTTCGGGCTCAACGGCAACAGCCACCTCTTCGAAGCGGCCCTGTCCGGCTTTCGCGTCGAGAGCGTGCTGCTAGTGGCGATGGTGAGCCTGGCGGTGGTGGGCAGCGCGCGCTACGCGCTCCGGGCCCTGGGCAAGCCGCGACCCGCGCGTCGCTCGTTGGGCGTGCCCATGGCGCTGGCCGGTGCCGGCCTGTTACCCGTGACCTTGGTGACCGGTCTCGCCGCCGCCAGCCCGGAGATGGCACTGCTCGCGTCCGCGCTGCCCACTCCTGCGCCCACCGCCGAGGACGACGATCACGGCGCGGCTGCGCCGCCCCCCACGCGGCAGAGCGGCCCGCCCTTGAGCGACGGCGATCGCTGGCTCGCCGCTGCCAACGCACACAAGGGCCAACGCCCCAACGTGCTGCTCACCACGTTGGAGTCGATCGCGCTGTCGCACTTGGGCGTGAACGGCTACCCGCGAAAGGTCACGCCGAACCTCGATCGTATCGCGCGGCAGAGCGTGGTGTTTTCCCGGGCCTGGACCACCGCGACACACTCCAGGAAGCGCGGGTAG
- a CDS encoding sulfatase-like hydrolase/transferase, which yields MAILSSLFHDLFFALSYPTATISRLRFETTKTPVYRWHAQSYDGEHLDIGSELAVPDDVTVDHALRWMDDQAKPWALYMNLQATHFPYRIPAGEPTPFTPTEPDAGSFNYLRYPRSDREVALNRYDNALSYVDRQLGRIEQHLRATGQLDSTIWIITADHGEMFFEHDMVTHGKTLFDSEARVPIMVHWPSHLKPMSVDAPVSNLDVMPTFADLVDLPPHPSFQGKSLLSASSGEEDARAIYMNIQGLRTSEAVVCWPYKLIVEHAGGHVRLFDLEQDPGELRDLASKKVRVSESLRQTLRGQMRAQVEYHGKDDSFRTVRYAPRLARCPNVGVRRTAESSGDGVAKAPQGPLPNEPAALPKPPPRVF from the coding sequence ATGGCGATCCTCTCGTCGCTGTTCCACGACCTGTTCTTCGCCCTCTCCTACCCCACCGCGACCATTTCCAGGTTGCGCTTCGAGACCACGAAGACACCCGTGTATCGCTGGCACGCGCAGAGCTACGACGGTGAGCATCTGGACATCGGCAGCGAACTGGCCGTACCGGACGACGTCACCGTGGACCACGCCCTGCGCTGGATGGACGACCAGGCGAAGCCCTGGGCGCTGTACATGAACCTGCAGGCGACGCACTTCCCCTATCGCATCCCGGCGGGTGAGCCGACGCCCTTCACGCCCACGGAACCCGACGCCGGCAGCTTCAACTACCTCCGCTATCCTCGCAGCGACCGCGAGGTGGCGCTGAACCGCTACGACAACGCCCTCTCTTACGTGGATCGGCAACTCGGTCGCATCGAGCAGCACCTGCGGGCGACGGGGCAGCTGGACAGCACCATCTGGATCATCACCGCCGATCACGGCGAGATGTTCTTCGAGCACGACATGGTGACCCACGGCAAGACGCTGTTCGACTCGGAGGCGCGTGTACCGATCATGGTCCACTGGCCGTCGCACCTGAAGCCGATGAGCGTGGACGCGCCGGTCTCGAACCTGGACGTGATGCCGACCTTCGCCGATCTGGTGGATCTGCCGCCCCACCCGTCGTTCCAGGGCAAGAGCCTGCTCTCGGCAAGCAGTGGCGAGGAAGACGCGCGCGCCATCTACATGAACATCCAGGGCCTGCGAACCTCGGAAGCCGTGGTGTGCTGGCCCTACAAGCTCATCGTGGAGCACGCGGGGGGCCACGTGCGGCTCTTCGATCTGGAGCAGGACCCGGGAGAGCTCCGCGACCTCGCGAGCAAGAAGGTCCGAGTGAGCGAGTCGCTGCGACAAACCCTCCGCGGACAGATGCGCGCGCAGGTCGAGTATCACGGCAAGGACGATTCCTTCCGAACGGTGCGCTACGCGCCGCGCCTCGCCCGTTGCCCGAACGTCGGCGTGCGGCGCACGGCGGAAAGCAGCGGCGACGGCGTGGCGAAGGCGCCCCAGGGACCGCTGCCAAACGAGCCCGCCGCGCTCCCCAAGCCCCCGCCGCGGGTGTTCTGA
- a CDS encoding phosphate/phosphite/phosphonate ABC transporter substrate-binding protein: MPGSDSSELRELRVGIALSELGRVTLRPTARAVGPTRGRLEVLCDALSLALDTKVRGQPCELYTDLLAELHWGTLHFAWLPPMIALRAVSRGSATPLVAPVRAGSAWYWTALFVPEDSGVQRIEDLRRARVAWVDHMSSAGYLVIRASLRAQGFDLEKLFGEEQFLASHDAVAQAVASGRADVGATYAHFDDSGRVRSSGWGRAPMRVLKFAGPIPGDVLAASVHLPPELSAAMKEAFLGEGHAEVKRAADDLFNAVGFEEVTRDHLRHLENLLNYVEIPG; encoded by the coding sequence ATGCCTGGGTCGGATTCTTCGGAGCTTCGGGAGTTGCGCGTCGGCATCGCGCTCTCCGAGCTCGGGCGAGTCACGCTGCGGCCGACCGCCCGCGCCGTGGGGCCCACCCGCGGTCGCCTCGAGGTGCTGTGCGACGCGCTGTCCCTCGCGCTGGACACCAAGGTGCGCGGTCAGCCGTGCGAGCTGTACACGGATCTGTTGGCGGAGCTCCACTGGGGTACGCTGCATTTCGCGTGGCTGCCACCCATGATCGCGCTGCGAGCGGTGAGCCGGGGGAGCGCCACGCCGCTGGTCGCACCCGTGCGCGCGGGCAGCGCGTGGTACTGGACGGCGCTCTTCGTCCCGGAGGATAGCGGTGTGCAGCGCATCGAGGATTTGCGCCGCGCCCGCGTGGCGTGGGTCGATCACATGAGCAGCGCGGGCTACCTCGTGATCCGAGCGTCGCTCCGCGCGCAGGGGTTCGACCTCGAGAAGCTGTTCGGCGAGGAGCAGTTTCTAGCGAGTCACGACGCCGTCGCGCAGGCAGTGGCTTCCGGCCGCGCTGACGTGGGGGCGACCTACGCCCACTTCGACGACTCCGGTCGCGTGCGCAGCAGTGGCTGGGGTCGCGCTCCCATGCGCGTGCTCAAGTTCGCCGGCCCGATTCCGGGCGACGTGCTGGCCGCCTCGGTCCATTTGCCGCCGGAGCTATCGGCCGCGATGAAAGAAGCGTTCTTGGGGGAGGGCCACGCCGAGGTGAAGCGCGCCGCGGACGATCTGTTCAACGCCGTCGGGTTCGAGGAGGTCACCCGGGACCACCTGCGTCACCTGGAGAACCTACTCAACTACGTCGAGATCCCGGGCTGA
- a CDS encoding CBS domain-containing protein: MLRARDVMQGVPLVTATPEMTLADLERRLLEHHVGGVPVLDGERVVGVIARSDIVKQISVARALAELVEAPDRAASGIRAPEVDDSALDARAGLIVAERIAKLRVKDVMTDAVVAVEPSTPITEVARQLVDHGIHRLLVVDGGKLAGIISSLDLAALLLDERVTVS, encoded by the coding sequence ATGCTCCGCGCGCGGGACGTGATGCAGGGCGTGCCGCTGGTGACGGCCACGCCGGAGATGACGCTCGCAGATCTCGAGCGCCGCCTGCTCGAGCACCACGTGGGCGGCGTCCCGGTGCTGGACGGCGAGCGCGTGGTGGGCGTGATCGCGCGCTCCGACATCGTGAAGCAAATCTCGGTCGCGCGGGCTCTTGCGGAGCTGGTCGAAGCTCCCGATCGCGCCGCCAGCGGCATCCGAGCTCCAGAAGTCGATGACTCCGCCCTCGATGCGCGCGCCGGTCTGATCGTCGCCGAGCGCATCGCGAAGCTGCGGGTGAAGGACGTCATGACGGATGCCGTGGTGGCCGTGGAGCCGAGCACCCCGATCACCGAGGTCGCGCGCCAGCTGGTGGACCACGGCATTCACCGCCTGTTGGTCGTGGACGGCGGAAAGCTCGCGGGGATCATCTCCAGTCTGGATCTGGCCGCCTTGCTCCTCGACGAGCGGGTGACGGTGTCGTGA